The Bacteriovorax sp. Seq25_V genome includes a region encoding these proteins:
- a CDS encoding TIGR02147 family protein, which yields MKVIFEFDDYKQYVRDLILLMPKKGRGQYKLLGEYLNIGSVVTSQVFNGDKELTPDQAFLCAEFLGLNDLEREFFILLVNYSRASHYKLKDFYSDQIKEHRKKALSLSSHMKKSTVISDEAKQIFYSDWSYSAISLATCIDKIKSADDVARYLKLDLIEVKSKLNFLLQHNLVVEKEDGLALGTGTTFLDKKSPLLNSHRKNWRIKGMEDLSRKDSLFLVAPLCLSKKLRKKLHANLLKVINETLEDISKEDAEELVCLNIDLFPV from the coding sequence GTGAAAGTAATCTTTGAATTTGATGACTATAAACAATATGTTAGAGATCTTATACTTCTCATGCCCAAGAAGGGGAGAGGACAATATAAGCTTTTAGGAGAATATCTTAATATCGGAAGTGTAGTGACTTCTCAGGTGTTTAATGGAGATAAAGAATTAACTCCTGATCAGGCCTTTCTATGTGCTGAGTTCTTAGGTTTAAATGATCTTGAAAGAGAGTTCTTTATCCTTTTGGTTAATTATTCCAGAGCTTCTCATTACAAGTTAAAAGATTTTTATTCTGATCAAATAAAAGAACATCGAAAGAAAGCGTTATCTCTTTCTAGTCATATGAAAAAAAGCACGGTTATAAGTGATGAGGCAAAACAGATATTCTATTCAGATTGGTCTTATAGCGCTATTAGCTTGGCAACCTGTATTGATAAAATAAAGAGCGCTGATGATGTAGCCAGATATCTGAAGCTTGATCTAATTGAAGTAAAATCGAAACTCAATTTTCTCCTCCAGCATAATCTCGTCGTTGAGAAAGAGGATGGGTTAGCCCTCGGGACGGGAACAACATTTCTTGATAAGAAGTCACCTCTTCTTAATTCACATCGTAAGAACTGGAGAATAAAAGGAATGGAGGACTTGTCAAGAAAGGATAGCCTTTTCTTGGTTGCTCCACTTTGTCTATCTAAAAAATTACGAAAAAAACTACACGCTAATCTTCTCAAGGTAATTAATGAGACTTTAGAGGATATATCTAAAGAGGATGCGGAAGAGCTCGTTTGTCTAAATATCGATTTGTTTCCTGTTTAG
- a CDS encoding alpha/beta hydrolase, whose protein sequence is MLRYLLLLLLVQSSFAVPFPKIQGQYEVGLKHYTFKDFSRREDFKHQARNSFECNVSGSYRSIAVDVYYPASQTIGFAKSSYLPQAVAKLFGLPDDVTRMEKQSFLNATPLNEKFPLIFFSPGLGISSLFYTALLEEVASHGYIVAAFSHPFMSGNVYLSDSQCAIPMIDLPTEREELVVLLDKLISKNLGDFEFVRKKLASLFNYSKLFVMGHSGGGMSATMYCDKPFTKCDGVVNLDGGDFTGIGVEVPGAWPKKKSTSYLKIHSASFPDIDKIPGSEFGNKQYLVDVDKIDHQTFSDKAFFPGLIPGDYLAPDDSHFIIVSNVLSFLKAQNTGNPVRWPHFGDYRDELFHLKKP, encoded by the coding sequence ATGCTTAGATATCTTCTTTTACTCCTACTTGTTCAAAGTTCTTTCGCGGTACCGTTCCCAAAAATTCAGGGGCAGTATGAAGTAGGTCTAAAGCATTATACATTCAAAGATTTTTCACGGCGTGAAGATTTTAAGCACCAAGCAAGAAACTCGTTTGAGTGTAATGTTTCAGGGAGTTATCGCTCTATTGCCGTTGATGTTTATTATCCTGCTTCTCAAACGATAGGTTTTGCAAAGTCATCTTATTTACCTCAGGCCGTAGCAAAGTTATTTGGTCTTCCCGATGATGTTACTAGAATGGAAAAGCAAAGCTTTTTAAATGCCACACCTTTAAATGAAAAATTTCCTTTGATTTTCTTTTCTCCAGGTCTTGGAATTTCGAGTTTATTCTACACAGCACTACTTGAAGAGGTTGCGAGTCATGGTTATATTGTTGCAGCATTTTCTCATCCATTCATGTCTGGAAATGTTTATCTTTCAGATTCTCAATGTGCAATTCCAATGATTGATCTTCCAACAGAGAGAGAAGAGCTTGTTGTGCTACTTGATAAGTTAATTTCAAAGAACCTCGGCGATTTTGAGTTTGTAAGAAAGAAGCTTGCTTCACTGTTTAATTATTCAAAACTCTTTGTGATGGGACATTCTGGTGGTGGAATGAGTGCAACAATGTATTGTGATAAACCTTTTACAAAATGCGACGGAGTCGTGAACTTAGATGGTGGTGACTTCACGGGAATTGGCGTCGAGGTCCCTGGAGCATGGCCTAAGAAAAAATCAACTTCCTATCTTAAAATACATTCTGCAAGTTTTCCTGACATTGATAAAATTCCTGGCTCTGAATTTGGTAATAAGCAATACTTGGTTGATGTTGATAAAATCGATCATCAAACTTTTAGTGACAAGGCTTTTTTCCCAGGTCTTATTCCAGGAGATTATCTCGCTCCAGATGATTCTCACTTTATTATTGTCTCAAATGTACTTAGTTTCCTTAAAGCTCAAAACACTGGAAATCCTGTTAGATGGCCACATTTTGGGGACTATCGCGATGAGCTTTTTCATCTGAAGAAGCCGTAG
- a CDS encoding cystathionine beta-synthase has product MDNNIKQTLAKIIDNMPSDWLRLTTHRLDIYNESLAKVEFLNKLESGVELDELPTAYDYIRLGHPLSCVLEWVIAKESGLNPESVIAFSSQIMPVLAVLRANKLNGKQTQIVSASPLSELFKSVYQYDFIQNETLDKNFEGTSIVIDGTEKGDINVALYPGLGSVICVNDNSAEYIKEIQHVRRRESIAMTPQNCLTVIKAILEKSARAIETVNANDLTRTIQEITSSKTKVAFSNCGLSAQYAIMMGQVHYANKKHAGKDIKFIVPPNCYGGTNDQARRVAAVINNVEIIDLPVDSGKDMVLELERILTDVAHADAVPFIIGEIPTNPRVEIPDLIKLRETLKKPRQTKDGKTAIEAVFNLDQTFCPNVKFFGDNGYLHDVKVISYVSGSKFPSGGLCTAGYALASDSASDYMDYIIDHLTLCDNTATNLQLQILTREMPGMNERIAKAYTNTRAFVDYIHELLPKAKINFVSHELANATFTPSVFSLDLPANNEEHKRELNHKLIRMMIEAIPTESKHCVSYGQLKGCYWTVPATSTQGTTKESDKDYIVRVSVAADFDLPKHKEVFKKFVARAY; this is encoded by the coding sequence ATGGATAATAACATTAAACAAACACTCGCAAAAATCATCGACAATATGCCTTCCGATTGGTTGCGCTTAACGACTCACAGGCTTGATATCTATAATGAGTCACTGGCCAAGGTTGAGTTTCTTAATAAATTAGAAAGTGGAGTTGAACTCGATGAGCTTCCGACAGCATACGACTATATTCGCCTAGGTCATCCTCTATCTTGCGTACTTGAATGGGTTATTGCGAAGGAATCAGGACTTAATCCAGAAAGTGTCATTGCATTTTCGTCACAGATTATGCCAGTACTTGCTGTCCTGAGAGCGAATAAGTTAAATGGTAAGCAAACGCAAATTGTCTCTGCTTCCCCACTGTCCGAATTGTTTAAAAGTGTATATCAGTATGACTTTATACAAAATGAAACTCTTGATAAGAATTTCGAAGGCACATCAATTGTAATTGATGGTACAGAAAAGGGCGATATTAACGTCGCTCTCTATCCAGGACTTGGAAGTGTTATCTGTGTTAATGATAATAGTGCCGAGTATATAAAAGAAATACAACACGTGAGACGTCGCGAGTCGATCGCAATGACACCACAAAATTGTCTAACTGTGATCAAAGCGATATTAGAAAAGAGTGCTCGTGCAATTGAAACTGTGAATGCAAATGATCTCACAAGAACTATCCAAGAAATTACAAGTTCAAAGACGAAAGTCGCTTTTAGTAACTGTGGTCTTTCAGCACAATATGCAATTATGATGGGCCAAGTTCATTACGCAAATAAGAAGCATGCTGGTAAAGATATTAAATTTATTGTTCCACCAAATTGCTATGGTGGTACAAATGATCAAGCAAGACGTGTTGCTGCGGTAATTAACAATGTTGAAATTATCGATCTTCCAGTTGATAGTGGTAAAGACATGGTTCTAGAGCTTGAGCGCATCCTCACAGATGTAGCTCACGCTGATGCTGTACCATTTATTATTGGAGAGATCCCGACAAACCCACGCGTTGAGATCCCTGATCTTATTAAACTTCGTGAAACACTTAAAAAGCCAAGACAAACAAAAGATGGAAAAACTGCTATTGAGGCGGTCTTTAATCTCGATCAGACTTTCTGTCCAAACGTGAAGTTCTTCGGAGACAATGGATATCTTCATGACGTGAAAGTTATCTCTTATGTCAGTGGTTCTAAATTTCCAAGTGGTGGATTGTGTACTGCAGGTTATGCGCTAGCAAGTGATAGCGCTAGTGATTATATGGATTATATCATCGATCACCTTACCCTATGTGATAATACTGCGACAAATTTACAACTACAAATACTAACAAGAGAAATGCCTGGAATGAATGAAAGAATTGCAAAGGCCTATACAAACACTCGTGCTTTTGTTGACTATATTCACGAATTGCTACCAAAGGCGAAAATTAATTTTGTATCACATGAGCTTGCAAATGCAACTTTCACGCCTTCGGTTTTTTCATTAGATCTTCCAGCTAACAACGAAGAACATAAGCGCGAGCTTAATCATAAACTTATTCGTATGATGATAGAGGCAATTCCTACTGAAAGTAAGCACTGTGTGAGCTACGGACAACTAAAAGGGTGTTACTGGACAGTACCAGCTACATCAACCCAAGGAACGACAAAAGAGAGCGATAAAGACTATATTGTTCGAGTTTCGGTTGCCGCTGACTTTGATCTACCAAAACATAAAGAAGTATTCAAAAAATTTGTAGCAAGAGCGTATTAA
- a CDS encoding TlpA disulfide reductase family protein, whose protein sequence is MKSNIVFILLILFFMFSKAPIIANNFKLADKVIQNKTVEVIETREKMSFPPKSRAIAIFWTTTCGPCKLEMMRLKNSVKAGKISKDQIFAINPFEAENTTRIFLKKENFPFTFINDPDTAFEVEVKATPTVLFLDNGKIKSASTGISLTGIYSAENFLKGHSK, encoded by the coding sequence TTGAAAAGCAATATTGTTTTTATTCTCCTCATTTTATTTTTTATGTTTTCAAAAGCACCTATCATCGCAAATAACTTCAAGTTAGCCGACAAAGTGATTCAAAATAAAACTGTTGAAGTAATAGAGACAAGGGAAAAGATGAGCTTCCCTCCTAAGTCGCGGGCAATTGCAATTTTTTGGACGACAACCTGTGGCCCATGCAAGCTTGAGATGATGAGATTAAAAAATTCAGTTAAGGCAGGCAAGATTTCTAAAGATCAAATTTTTGCAATAAATCCATTTGAAGCTGAGAACACGACTAGAATTTTTCTTAAGAAAGAGAATTTTCCTTTCACATTTATCAATGATCCTGACACCGCTTTTGAAGTTGAAGTCAAGGCCACCCCAACAGTACTTTTTCTCGACAATGGAAAAATTAAATCAGCAAGCACAGGAATTAGTTTAACAGGAATCTATAGTGCAGAAAATTTCTTAAAAGGCCATTCGAAGTAA
- a CDS encoding Hsp20 family protein: MDKTKNNILLIAAAFIFGGLLTYFITDYIRLKQGDLNRDRVRSTRNLELNDPFSQMDRLHQQMQNRMNSFFSSSLSDIGSFESMVSDDIKVEEFEDDKFKYVNIITDGIDKDSLKMDIANGMISISGQISKTNNSQSPNSTAISSFTSSFARSFTIPDGVAEDKVVVDTDDDKIIIKFPKVNS, encoded by the coding sequence ATGGATAAGACAAAAAATAATATCTTACTTATTGCTGCTGCATTTATTTTTGGAGGACTTCTTACTTACTTCATTACTGACTACATCAGATTGAAACAAGGCGATCTGAATAGAGACAGGGTAAGATCAACTAGAAATCTTGAATTAAATGATCCTTTCTCACAAATGGATAGGCTTCACCAACAAATGCAAAATAGAATGAATAGCTTTTTTAGTTCGTCCCTGTCCGATATAGGGTCATTTGAGAGTATGGTGAGTGATGACATTAAAGTCGAAGAATTTGAAGATGATAAATTTAAGTATGTGAATATCATCACTGATGGAATTGATAAGGACTCCCTAAAAATGGATATTGCTAATGGAATGATATCTATATCCGGACAAATATCGAAAACAAATAATAGTCAGTCACCAAATTCTACTGCAATCTCTAGCTTTACATCAAGTTTTGCTCGTAGCTTCACAATTCCAGATGGTGTAGCTGAAGACAAGGTTGTTGTTGATACAGACGATGATAAAATTATAATCAAGTTTCCTAAGGTTAATAGTTAG
- a CDS encoding serine protease, giving the protein MYFYPGDKNATQHYQDNCRLWQVSERVVQYDCDIFKGQRGSALIRYSEEFKLYYILGVITSEHIYKNLGSRLTPEGQKIIRAISDETYNASNFNEQFVTLDHSLSKEINIIVKNDCSKPLLLATYYKNLDQGWLIDGFYTLEGGETKVFHKTENGIFYFAGTYNRGQTYANRYDLTRNLDNGNGKTLNLKRVIQKFGVIISKLLNVTRRGSSSYFLNTLLLQIF; this is encoded by the coding sequence ATGTATTTCTATCCCGGCGATAAAAATGCAACTCAGCACTATCAAGATAATTGTCGTTTATGGCAAGTTTCTGAGAGAGTTGTTCAGTATGATTGTGACATATTCAAGGGGCAAAGAGGATCTGCACTAATTAGATATAGTGAGGAATTTAAACTTTACTATATTCTTGGTGTCATTACTTCTGAGCATATTTATAAGAACTTGGGAAGTCGACTAACTCCTGAAGGACAAAAAATAATTAGGGCCATAAGTGATGAGACATATAATGCCTCAAATTTTAATGAGCAGTTTGTAACGCTTGATCATTCGCTCTCTAAAGAAATAAATATCATCGTAAAAAATGACTGCTCAAAGCCTTTACTCTTGGCCACCTACTATAAAAATTTAGATCAAGGTTGGCTAATAGATGGTTTCTACACTCTTGAAGGTGGTGAAACAAAGGTCTTTCATAAAACGGAAAATGGGATTTTCTATTTTGCTGGCACTTACAATCGTGGACAAACATATGCGAATAGATATGATTTAACTCGTAATCTCGATAATGGAAATGGGAAAACGTTAAATTTGAAAAGAGTAATACAAAAGTTTGGGGTGATTATATCAAAACTTTTAAATGTAACTAGAAGAGGTTCTTCTAGTTACTTTCTTAATACGCTCTTGCTACAAATTTTTTGA
- a CDS encoding GFA family protein, with translation MTSVNKGSCLCGVVKFEVVGELESFFLCHCKYCQKDTGSAHAANIFTSKATLTWLNGEDKVKTFNLPNTRHVKNFCSNCSSALPVKVSDSNMIVIPAGSLDTNVSIVPSAHIFTASRAGWDKDLEQVCEFESFPK, from the coding sequence ATGACAAGTGTGAATAAGGGATCATGCCTTTGCGGTGTAGTTAAATTTGAAGTAGTTGGAGAGTTAGAATCTTTCTTCCTTTGTCATTGTAAGTATTGTCAGAAGGATACTGGGTCTGCCCATGCTGCCAATATCTTTACTTCTAAGGCTACTCTGACTTGGTTAAATGGAGAAGATAAAGTTAAGACTTTTAATCTCCCAAATACAAGGCATGTAAAAAACTTTTGTTCGAATTGTTCTTCTGCTCTTCCTGTAAAGGTTTCTGATTCTAATATGATTGTCATACCAGCTGGTTCACTTGATACTAATGTTAGTATCGTTCCTAGTGCTCATATTTTTACAGCAAGCAGAGCAGGATGGGATAAAGATCTTGAACAGGTTTGTGAATTTGAATCTTTTCCTAAATAA
- a CDS encoding GNAT family N-acetyltransferase, with amino-acid sequence MSKILLTTDRTVVRRIETSDLGILTKMMTDSETMKHTGFRVPQTIETINEKVKVWTTDNRVWGVQEKTTADFIGWFMLKDTGLGFPELGFMITKEKWGMGHASEVARAILDYAFDELKIEKVVARADRTNIASIKVLEKIGMHLEPLKSNEKSVFFSKS; translated from the coding sequence ATGAGTAAGATACTATTAACAACTGATCGAACTGTAGTAAGAAGAATCGAAACAAGTGATCTCGGTATTCTTACAAAAATGATGACTGATTCTGAGACAATGAAGCACACTGGATTTCGTGTTCCTCAAACAATCGAAACTATCAATGAAAAAGTAAAAGTATGGACGACTGATAACAGAGTGTGGGGAGTCCAAGAAAAAACTACTGCCGATTTTATTGGTTGGTTTATGCTTAAAGATACAGGACTTGGCTTTCCTGAACTTGGGTTTATGATTACTAAAGAGAAGTGGGGAATGGGCCATGCTTCTGAAGTCGCTCGAGCCATTTTAGATTACGCTTTTGATGAACTTAAAATTGAAAAAGTCGTCGCGAGAGCCGATCGAACAAATATTGCATCTATTAAGGTGTTAGAGAAGATTGGGATGCACCTTGAACCTCTAAAGTCCAATGAAAAGAGCGTATTCTTTTCCAAGTCTTAA
- a CDS encoding methylglyoxal synthase, giving the protein MKKKTIALVAHDHRKADLIQWCIDHKDKLAKHNLCATGTTGRLLEEKLGVKVQRFLSGPIGGDFQIGTAVVEGKIDMLIFFWDPLESMAHDPDIKALLRIATLYNIPMACNQTSADFFINSTLMESDYQRSSKLLDHYLSTRKNFKG; this is encoded by the coding sequence ATGAAAAAGAAAACTATCGCCCTCGTGGCCCACGACCATCGCAAAGCAGACCTCATCCAATGGTGTATCGACCATAAAGATAAGCTAGCTAAGCATAATCTCTGTGCAACAGGCACAACAGGAAGACTGCTTGAGGAAAAGCTTGGAGTTAAAGTCCAACGTTTTTTAAGTGGACCTATTGGTGGCGACTTTCAGATCGGGACAGCAGTTGTTGAAGGTAAAATCGACATGCTAATATTTTTCTGGGACCCATTAGAATCGATGGCCCATGATCCAGATATTAAAGCACTACTTCGAATTGCAACACTCTACAATATTCCAATGGCATGTAATCAAACGAGCGCTGATTTTTTCATTAATTCAACTTTGATGGAGTCTGATTATCAAAGATCATCGAAGCTACTTGATCACTATCTCAGTACTCGAAAAAACTTTAAGGGTTAG